A genomic region of Alnus glutinosa chromosome 11, dhAlnGlut1.1, whole genome shotgun sequence contains the following coding sequences:
- the LOC133881431 gene encoding L-type lectin-domain containing receptor kinase IX.1-like isoform X3 — MGSAQRTSATGRDTAMHTIRTWNFTSTLEDIVTKPRKSNRLGLAIGLGVGGSFLVGGFALILFCLWKRKNSYTAEDLAFDRCMDEEFERGTGPKRFSFKELARATNNFNDEEKLGQGGFGGVYRGFLQDSNSFIAVKRVSKQSKQGIKEYASEVKIISRLRHRNLVQLIGWCHERGELLLIYEFMPNGSLDSHLFTEESLLIWETRYKVAQGLALALLYLHEEWEQCVVHRDIKSSNIMLDSNFNAKLGDFGLARLVDHVKGSQTTVLAGTMGYMAPECVTSGNASKESDVYSFGIVALEIACGRKPIMTNAPQEQVVLVEWVWELYGIGKVLEAADPRLDGDFDEQQMERLMIVGLWCAHPDRNFRPSIRETIHVLNFETPLPILPSDMPGPTHLTPAVSRQAMSLPIFSIFSNYEGGIA, encoded by the exons ATGGGATCCGCCCAGCGTACAT CCGCAACAGGAAGAGATACTGCAATGCATACCATTCGCACATGGAATTTTACTTCAACTTTGGAAGATATTGTAACCAAACCAAGGAAAAGCAACAGGTTGGGATTAGCCATTGGGTTGGGTGTTGGTGGGTCTTTTTTGGTTGGTGGGTTTGCTTTAATTCTGTTTTGCTTGTGGAAGAGGAAAAATAGTTATACAGCAGAGGATCTTGCCTTTGACAGGTGCATGGATGAAGAATTTGAAAGGGGAACAGGACCGAAGAGGTTCTCATTTAAAGAATTGGCTCGTGCCACGAATAATTTCAATGATGAAGAGAAGCTGGGTCAGGGTGGATTTGGTGGGGTTTATAGAGGGTTTTTACAAGACTCAAACTCCTTCATTGCTGTTAAGAGGGTGTCAAAACAGTCTAAACAAGGGATAAAAGAGTATGCATCAGAAGTTAAAATCATTAGTCGACTGAGACACAGGAATTTGGTGCAACTGATTGGCTGGTGCCATGAAAGAGGAGAACTCTTACTCATCTATGAGTTCATGCCCAATGGAAGCTTAGATTCACATCTTTTTACAGAAGAAAGCTTATTGATATGGGAAACGAGGTACAAAGTTGCTCAAGGATTGGCGTTAGCGTTGCTTTACTTGCACGAGGAGTGGGAACAATGCGTGGTACACAGGGATATAAAATCGAGCAACATTATGCTTGATTCAAACTTTAATGCTAAGCTTGGAGATTTTGGACTAGCTAGGCTTGTGGACCATGTGAAAGGGTCACAAACCACTGTTTTGGCAGGCACTATGGGCTACATGGCTCCTGAATGTGTCACATCTGGTAATGCTAGCAAGGAGTCAGACGTCTATAGTTTTGGAATTGTCGCTTTGGAGATTGCTTGTGGAAGAAAACCAATCATGACCAATGCCCCTCAAGAACAAGTAGTCTTGGTGGAGTGGGTTTGGGAGCTTTATGGAATAGGAAAGGTACTTGAAGCAGCTGACCCAAGGCTTGATGGAGATTTTGATGAGCAGCAAATGGAGCGCTTGATGATTGTTGGGCTTTGGTGTGCTCACCCCGATCGAAACTTTCGGCCTTCAATAAGGGAAACAATTCATGTTCTCAATTTTGAGACTCCATTGCCTATTCTCCCATCAGATATGCCGGGACCAACACATCTTACTCCAGCAGTGAGTAGACAAGCAATGTCACTTCCtattttcagtatttttagTAACTATGAGGGAGGAATTGCTTGA
- the LOC133881431 gene encoding L-type lectin-domain containing receptor kinase IX.1-like isoform X2, whose protein sequence is MDCYSYKIKHFPLPKPLILFYLLLIVTDFFSPLRPFTSALFFNFTSFDSCDSPLRCDRSYVENQDIHLTGSRVKGWSGTSVGRATYVRPMHLWDKTSRNLTDFTTDFSFVIDSRENTNITYYGDGLAFFLAPNGSTTTTDSDGGAMGLCRRNQTLNTTGNHFVAVEFDIFSNKEWDPPSVHVAATGRDTAMHTIRTWNFTSTLEDIVTKPRKSNRLGLAIGLGVGGSFLVGGFALILFCLWKRKNSYTAEDLAFDRCMDEEFERGTGPKRFSFKELARATNNFNDEEKLGQGGFGGVYRGFLQDSNSFIAVKRVSKQSKQGIKEYASEVKIISRLRHRNLVQLIGWCHERGELLLIYEFMPNGSLDSHLFTEESLLIWETRYKVAQGLALALLYLHEEWEQCVVHRDIKSSNIMLDSNFNAKLGDFGLARLVDHVKGSQTTVLAGTMGYMAPECVTSGNASKESDVYSFGIVALEIACGRKPIMTNAPQEQVVLVEWVWELYGIGKVLEAADPRLDGDFDEQQMERLMIVGLWCAHPDRNFRPSIRETIHVLNFETPLPILPSDMPGPTHLTPAVSRQAMSLPIFSIFSNYEGGIA, encoded by the exons aTGGATTGTTACAGctacaaaatcaaacatttcCCATTGCCAAAGCCTCTAatcctcttttatctcttaTTAATTGTCACCGATTTCTTCTCACCACTACGCCCATTTACGAGTGCTTTATTCTTCAACTTCACCAGTTTTGATTCTTGTGACTCCCCTCTAAGATGCGACAGATCTTACGTTGAAAACCAAGACATCCATCTCACCGGCAGCAGGGTCAAAGGATGGTCTGGAACGTCTGTTGGTCGAGCCACGTATGTCAGGCCCATGCACCTGTGGGACAAGACATCCAGAAACCTCACAGATTTCACTACCGATTTTTCCTTTGTCATTGATTCGCGAGAGAATACTAATATTACTTACTATGGAGATGGGCTTGCGTTCTTCCTTGCACCTAATGGTTCGACTACTACTACAGACAGCGATGGTGGCGCTATGGGTCTTTGTAGGCGTAACCAGACATTAAACACGACGGGCAATCATTTTGTGGCGGTGGAGTTTGACATCTTTTCAAACAAAGAATGGGATCCGCCCAGCGTACATGTAG CCGCAACAGGAAGAGATACTGCAATGCATACCATTCGCACATGGAATTTTACTTCAACTTTGGAAGATATTGTAACCAAACCAAGGAAAAGCAACAGGTTGGGATTAGCCATTGGGTTGGGTGTTGGTGGGTCTTTTTTGGTTGGTGGGTTTGCTTTAATTCTGTTTTGCTTGTGGAAGAGGAAAAATAGTTATACAGCAGAGGATCTTGCCTTTGACAGGTGCATGGATGAAGAATTTGAAAGGGGAACAGGACCGAAGAGGTTCTCATTTAAAGAATTGGCTCGTGCCACGAATAATTTCAATGATGAAGAGAAGCTGGGTCAGGGTGGATTTGGTGGGGTTTATAGAGGGTTTTTACAAGACTCAAACTCCTTCATTGCTGTTAAGAGGGTGTCAAAACAGTCTAAACAAGGGATAAAAGAGTATGCATCAGAAGTTAAAATCATTAGTCGACTGAGACACAGGAATTTGGTGCAACTGATTGGCTGGTGCCATGAAAGAGGAGAACTCTTACTCATCTATGAGTTCATGCCCAATGGAAGCTTAGATTCACATCTTTTTACAGAAGAAAGCTTATTGATATGGGAAACGAGGTACAAAGTTGCTCAAGGATTGGCGTTAGCGTTGCTTTACTTGCACGAGGAGTGGGAACAATGCGTGGTACACAGGGATATAAAATCGAGCAACATTATGCTTGATTCAAACTTTAATGCTAAGCTTGGAGATTTTGGACTAGCTAGGCTTGTGGACCATGTGAAAGGGTCACAAACCACTGTTTTGGCAGGCACTATGGGCTACATGGCTCCTGAATGTGTCACATCTGGTAATGCTAGCAAGGAGTCAGACGTCTATAGTTTTGGAATTGTCGCTTTGGAGATTGCTTGTGGAAGAAAACCAATCATGACCAATGCCCCTCAAGAACAAGTAGTCTTGGTGGAGTGGGTTTGGGAGCTTTATGGAATAGGAAAGGTACTTGAAGCAGCTGACCCAAGGCTTGATGGAGATTTTGATGAGCAGCAAATGGAGCGCTTGATGATTGTTGGGCTTTGGTGTGCTCACCCCGATCGAAACTTTCGGCCTTCAATAAGGGAAACAATTCATGTTCTCAATTTTGAGACTCCATTGCCTATTCTCCCATCAGATATGCCGGGACCAACACATCTTACTCCAGCAGTGAGTAGACAAGCAATGTCACTTCCtattttcagtatttttagTAACTATGAGGGAGGAATTGCTTGA
- the LOC133881431 gene encoding L-type lectin-domain containing receptor kinase IX.1-like isoform X1, which yields MDCYSYKIKHFPLPKPLILFYLLLIVTDFFSPLRPFTSALFFNFTSFDSCDSPLRCDRSYVENQDIHLTGSRVKGWSGTSVGRATYVRPMHLWDKTSRNLTDFTTDFSFVIDSRENTNITYYGDGLAFFLAPNGSTTTTDSDGGAMGLCRRNQTLNTTGNHFVAVEFDIFSNKEWDPPSVHVGIDINSMESVANVSWLGANISITEGRTNEARITYNSSSHNLSVLFTGLINNAMVWQSLSYKIDLRDYLPEWVTFGFTAATGRDTAMHTIRTWNFTSTLEDIVTKPRKSNRCMDEEFERGTGPKRFSFKELARATNNFNDEEKLGQGGFGGVYRGFLQDSNSFIAVKRVSKQSKQGIKEYASEVKIISRLRHRNLVQLIGWCHERGELLLIYEFMPNGSLDSHLFTEESLLIWETRYKVAQGLALALLYLHEEWEQCVVHRDIKSSNIMLDSNFNAKLGDFGLARLVDHVKGSQTTVLAGTMGYMAPECVTSGNASKESDVYSFGIVALEIACGRKPIMTNAPQEQVVLVEWVWELYGIGKVLEAADPRLDGDFDEQQMERLMIVGLWCAHPDRNFRPSIRETIHVLNFETPLPILPSDMPGPTHLTPAVSRQAMSLPIFSIFSNYEGGIA from the exons aTGGATTGTTACAGctacaaaatcaaacatttcCCATTGCCAAAGCCTCTAatcctcttttatctcttaTTAATTGTCACCGATTTCTTCTCACCACTACGCCCATTTACGAGTGCTTTATTCTTCAACTTCACCAGTTTTGATTCTTGTGACTCCCCTCTAAGATGCGACAGATCTTACGTTGAAAACCAAGACATCCATCTCACCGGCAGCAGGGTCAAAGGATGGTCTGGAACGTCTGTTGGTCGAGCCACGTATGTCAGGCCCATGCACCTGTGGGACAAGACATCCAGAAACCTCACAGATTTCACTACCGATTTTTCCTTTGTCATTGATTCGCGAGAGAATACTAATATTACTTACTATGGAGATGGGCTTGCGTTCTTCCTTGCACCTAATGGTTCGACTACTACTACAGACAGCGATGGTGGCGCTATGGGTCTTTGTAGGCGTAACCAGACATTAAACACGACGGGCAATCATTTTGTGGCGGTGGAGTTTGACATCTTTTCAAACAAAGAATGGGATCCGCCCAGCGTACATGTAGGTATTGATATAAACTCCATGGAATCTGTTGCTAATGTCTCATGGTTGGGGGCTAATATTTCTATTACGGAAGGGAGAACTAATGAAGCTAGGATTACTTATAATTCTAGTTCTCATAATTTGAGTGTTCTCTTCACTGGTCTCATAAACAATGCTATGGTATGGCAATCCCTTTCTTATAAGATTGATTTGAGAGATTATTTGCCTGAATGGGTAACTTTTGGATTCACAGCCGCAACAGGAAGAGATACTGCAATGCATACCATTCGCACATGGAATTTTACTTCAACTTTGGAAGATATTGTAACCAAACCAAGGAAAAGCAACAG GTGCATGGATGAAGAATTTGAAAGGGGAACAGGACCGAAGAGGTTCTCATTTAAAGAATTGGCTCGTGCCACGAATAATTTCAATGATGAAGAGAAGCTGGGTCAGGGTGGATTTGGTGGGGTTTATAGAGGGTTTTTACAAGACTCAAACTCCTTCATTGCTGTTAAGAGGGTGTCAAAACAGTCTAAACAAGGGATAAAAGAGTATGCATCAGAAGTTAAAATCATTAGTCGACTGAGACACAGGAATTTGGTGCAACTGATTGGCTGGTGCCATGAAAGAGGAGAACTCTTACTCATCTATGAGTTCATGCCCAATGGAAGCTTAGATTCACATCTTTTTACAGAAGAAAGCTTATTGATATGGGAAACGAGGTACAAAGTTGCTCAAGGATTGGCGTTAGCGTTGCTTTACTTGCACGAGGAGTGGGAACAATGCGTGGTACACAGGGATATAAAATCGAGCAACATTATGCTTGATTCAAACTTTAATGCTAAGCTTGGAGATTTTGGACTAGCTAGGCTTGTGGACCATGTGAAAGGGTCACAAACCACTGTTTTGGCAGGCACTATGGGCTACATGGCTCCTGAATGTGTCACATCTGGTAATGCTAGCAAGGAGTCAGACGTCTATAGTTTTGGAATTGTCGCTTTGGAGATTGCTTGTGGAAGAAAACCAATCATGACCAATGCCCCTCAAGAACAAGTAGTCTTGGTGGAGTGGGTTTGGGAGCTTTATGGAATAGGAAAGGTACTTGAAGCAGCTGACCCAAGGCTTGATGGAGATTTTGATGAGCAGCAAATGGAGCGCTTGATGATTGTTGGGCTTTGGTGTGCTCACCCCGATCGAAACTTTCGGCCTTCAATAAGGGAAACAATTCATGTTCTCAATTTTGAGACTCCATTGCCTATTCTCCCATCAGATATGCCGGGACCAACACATCTTACTCCAGCAGTGAGTAGACAAGCAATGTCACTTCCtattttcagtatttttagTAACTATGAGGGAGGAATTGCTTGA